A DNA window from Thermosynechococcaceae cyanobacterium Okahandja contains the following coding sequences:
- a CDS encoding NAD(P)H-quinone oxidoreductase subunit 5, giving the protein MEPLYQYAWLIPVLPLLGALIVGFGLISFSETTSRLRRPSAIFIMALMAIALGHSLALLWSQIHGHAPYTQMIEWAAAGSLHIAMGYVVDPLAAMMLVVVTSVAFLVMLYTDGYMAHDPGYVRFYAYLSLFGSSMLGLVVSPNLVQVYIFWELVGMCSYLLIGFWYDRKSAAEAAQKAFVTNRVGDFGLLLGMVGLFWATGTFEFGEMGDRLTELVNSSLLSSGVAAILAILVFLGPVAKSAQFPLHVWLPDAMEGPTPISALIHAATMVAAGVFLIARMFPVFEQLPSVMNLIAWTGAFTAFMGATIAITQNDIKKSLAYSTISQLGYMVMGMGVGAYSAGLFHLMTHAYFKAMLFLGSGSVIHGMEGVVGHDPDLAQDMRYMGGLRKYMPVTGITFLIGCLAISGVPPFAGFWSKDEILGAVFHANPAMWVLTWLTAGLTAFYMFRMYFMTFEGQFRNVPPELRVNHDHGHEAHHAAEPHESPWTMTVPLAVLAIPSMLIGLLGTPFNNLFEAFIHAPGEVVAEHGVDLTEFLVLGGSSVGIGLIGITLASLMYLKGTPSPQSIAKAIQPLYQFSLHKWYFDELYDAVFVQGCRRLARQVLEVDYNVVDGVVNLTGFVTMVTGEGLKYFQNGRAQFYALIVLLAVLGFVIFSVQA; this is encoded by the coding sequence ATGGAACCCCTGTATCAATACGCATGGCTCATTCCCGTCTTACCGCTGCTGGGTGCGCTCATTGTTGGTTTTGGCCTCATTTCGTTTTCCGAGACCACCAGCCGGCTGCGGCGACCTAGTGCGATTTTTATCATGGCCTTGATGGCGATCGCCCTTGGCCACTCCCTTGCTCTCCTGTGGAGCCAGATCCACGGGCACGCCCCCTACACTCAGATGATTGAATGGGCAGCCGCGGGCAGTCTTCACATTGCCATGGGCTACGTGGTTGATCCGCTGGCGGCCATGATGCTGGTCGTGGTCACCAGTGTTGCGTTCCTAGTGATGCTCTACACCGATGGCTACATGGCGCACGATCCCGGTTATGTGCGGTTCTATGCCTACCTGAGCTTGTTTGGCTCCTCGATGCTGGGGCTAGTGGTCAGCCCCAACCTCGTTCAGGTCTATATCTTCTGGGAACTGGTGGGGATGTGCTCCTACCTGCTAATCGGCTTCTGGTACGACCGGAAAAGCGCCGCCGAAGCGGCTCAAAAAGCCTTTGTCACCAACCGTGTGGGTGACTTTGGCCTACTGCTGGGGATGGTGGGTCTCTTTTGGGCGACGGGCACCTTTGAATTTGGCGAGATGGGCGATCGCCTCACCGAGTTAGTGAACAGCAGCCTGCTCTCCTCAGGGGTGGCCGCCATTCTGGCCATCCTTGTCTTTCTCGGGCCAGTGGCCAAATCTGCCCAGTTCCCCCTGCACGTGTGGCTCCCCGATGCCATGGAAGGCCCCACGCCAATTTCTGCCCTCATCCACGCGGCAACCATGGTGGCAGCGGGCGTGTTCCTGATTGCGCGGATGTTCCCGGTCTTTGAGCAACTGCCCAGTGTCATGAACCTCATTGCCTGGACAGGGGCCTTTACCGCCTTTATGGGAGCCACGATTGCCATTACCCAGAACGACATTAAAAAAAGCTTGGCCTACTCCACCATTTCCCAACTGGGGTACATGGTGATGGGAATGGGGGTAGGGGCTTATAGTGCCGGTCTTTTTCACCTCATGACCCACGCCTACTTCAAAGCCATGCTCTTTTTAGGTTCTGGTTCTGTCATCCACGGTATGGAGGGGGTGGTTGGCCATGACCCCGACCTTGCTCAGGATATGCGCTACATGGGAGGGCTGCGCAAATATATGCCCGTTACCGGCATTACCTTTTTAATCGGCTGTTTAGCCATTTCTGGGGTGCCTCCCTTTGCCGGTTTCTGGTCTAAGGATGAAATTCTTGGGGCGGTGTTCCATGCCAACCCGGCCATGTGGGTGCTGACATGGCTGACCGCCGGTCTCACGGCCTTTTACATGTTCCGCATGTACTTCATGACCTTTGAAGGCCAATTTCGCAACGTTCCGCCGGAGCTACGGGTCAACCACGATCACGGCCATGAGGCGCACCATGCTGCCGAACCCCACGAGTCCCCATGGACCATGACCGTTCCCCTTGCCGTTTTGGCAATTCCCTCGATGCTGATTGGCCTGCTGGGCACCCCCTTTAATAACCTGTTTGAAGCCTTTATCCATGCCCCAGGAGAGGTGGTTGCCGAGCATGGCGTTGACCTCACGGAGTTTTTGGTACTGGGGGGCAGTTCCGTCGGTATTGGCCTGATTGGGATTACCTTGGCCTCATTGATGTACCTCAAAGGCACGCCTAGCCCCCAGAGTATTGCCAAAGCCATTCAGCCGCTTTACCAGTTTTCTCTGCACAAGTGGTACTTTGACGAACTCTACGACGCAGTGTTTGTCCAAGGCTGCCGTCGCCTCGCCCGGCAAGTTCTGGAGGTGGACTACAACGTTGTGGATGGGGTGGTCAACCTGACTGGGTTTGTCACGATGGTCACCGGGGAAGGCTTGAAGTACTTCCAAAATGGTCGTGCTCAATTTTACGCCTTAATTGTCCTACTAGCAGTCCTCGGCTTTGTCATCTTCTCGGTCCAAGCCTAG
- a CDS encoding lipid-binding SYLF domain-containing protein, with protein sequence MTVEVRLLLWGTVRQWGWLLLGAIALMLCPNSVSAQTEPDPSMVQRVENATFVLGEFSFGNQQRIPPRIIQRAQGIAIIPNVVQAGFLFGGRRGAGILLVRNDNNDWSKPAFITLTGGSFGLQIGAQSSDVVLAFMDKSVVMRSLAQSFRLGGNVSVAAGPVGGDIVSPTDPSPQVYSYTRNAGLFAGVALEGATISFDRNANTRFYGQRNLTPTQIFENAVPLPSPPVLNGLYNALGRAAR encoded by the coding sequence ATGACTGTGGAAGTACGCTTACTGTTATGGGGAACGGTGCGCCAATGGGGTTGGCTACTGCTGGGGGCGATCGCCCTCATGCTGTGCCCCAATTCCGTTAGCGCCCAAACCGAACCCGATCCCAGTATGGTACAGCGGGTGGAAAATGCCACCTTTGTCTTAGGGGAATTTAGCTTTGGCAATCAGCAGCGCATTCCGCCCCGGATTATCCAGCGCGCCCAAGGCATTGCCATTATTCCCAATGTTGTGCAAGCGGGCTTCCTGTTTGGGGGTCGCCGCGGGGCGGGCATTTTGCTGGTGCGCAACGACAATAACGACTGGAGTAAACCCGCCTTCATTACCCTCACCGGCGGCAGTTTTGGCCTGCAAATTGGTGCCCAGTCCAGTGACGTGGTTCTCGCCTTTATGGATAAGAGTGTGGTCATGCGCAGCTTAGCGCAGTCCTTTCGCTTAGGGGGCAATGTCTCGGTGGCGGCAGGACCGGTTGGCGGTGATATTGTGAGTCCCACGGATCCAAGCCCCCAAGTTTACTCCTATACCCGCAATGCTGGGTTGTTTGCTGGCGTCGCTCTTGAGGGAGCCACCATTAGCTTTGATCGCAATGCCAATACCCGCTTCTATGGTCAGCGCAACCTAACGCCAACGCAGATTTTTGAGAATGCGGTGCCCCTGCCCTCGCCACCGGTGCTCAACGGTCTGTACAATGCCCTCGGGCGGGCAGCCCGCTAA
- a CDS encoding rhodanese-like domain-containing protein — protein sequence MTLGQITVAELSQRLASSEVQTLQLIDVREPAEWAIAHLPHFISLPLSQFPAWAPQIRQKLDPTKETLVLCHHGVRSAQMGHWLVQQGFCNVKNIVGGIDAYAAVVDPTLPRY from the coding sequence ATGACGTTGGGGCAAATTACAGTGGCGGAGTTGTCACAGCGACTCGCAAGCAGTGAGGTACAGACCCTGCAACTGATTGATGTGCGTGAGCCTGCCGAGTGGGCGATCGCTCACCTGCCCCACTTTATTTCCCTACCCCTGAGCCAGTTTCCAGCGTGGGCACCGCAAATTCGCCAGAAGCTAGATCCCACCAAGGAAACACTCGTGCTGTGCCATCATGGGGTACGTTCTGCCCAGATGGGGCACTGGTTGGTACAGCAGGGCTTTTGCAATGTCAAAAACATTGTGGGCGGCATTGATGCCTACGCTGCTGTGGTTGATCCCACCCTGCCCCGCTACTAA
- a CDS encoding NAD(P)H-quinone oxidoreductase subunit N has product MDLVTLAAQLNAGTILPETIVVITLLVVLLADLIQGRRADRWTPYLAIAGLAGAVLAMIPQWGQAETVSFFGSFVSDNLSLVFRGLIALSALGTVLMSIRYVEQTGSSLGEFMTILLTATVGGMFIAGAEELVFIFIALETLSIASYLLTGYTKRDSRSNEAALKYLLIGAASSAIFLYGSSLLYGLSGGHTHLPEIAAALSSQSLGLVVALVFVIAGISFKISAVPFHQWTPDVYEGAPTPVVAFLSVGSKAAGFALAIRFLTLAFPSVTEQWQLIFTVLAILSMILGNIVALAQTSMKRMLAYSSIGQAGFVMIGFVVGTEAGYASMLFYLLVYLFMNLGAFTCVILFSLRTGTDQISEYAGLYQKDPLLTLGLSLCLLSLGGIPPLAGFFGKIYLFWAGWQAGAYGLVILGLLTSVVSIYYYIRVVKMMVVKEPKEMSPAVQNYPQVSWSEFGLRPLQVGLVMTVVATSLAGILANPIFNLVNTAILDVPSVAAHPTTVEVAYQPPQNP; this is encoded by the coding sequence ATGGATTTGGTAACACTGGCGGCACAGTTGAATGCGGGCACCATTTTGCCCGAGACAATTGTTGTTATTACACTTCTTGTTGTCCTTCTTGCAGATCTCATTCAGGGTCGCCGCGCCGATCGCTGGACTCCCTACTTGGCGATCGCTGGCTTGGCCGGTGCCGTCTTGGCTATGATTCCCCAATGGGGGCAGGCGGAAACGGTGAGCTTCTTTGGCAGTTTTGTTTCCGATAACCTCAGCCTAGTCTTTCGCGGCTTGATTGCCCTCTCCGCCTTGGGCACCGTTTTGATGTCCATTCGCTACGTTGAGCAAACCGGTAGCTCCCTAGGCGAGTTTATGACAATTTTGCTAACGGCTACCGTTGGCGGGATGTTCATTGCCGGTGCCGAAGAACTCGTCTTTATCTTTATTGCCCTTGAAACCCTCAGTATTGCCTCCTACCTCTTAACGGGCTACACCAAGCGCGACAGCCGCTCCAACGAAGCTGCCCTGAAGTACTTACTCATCGGTGCGGCCAGCTCGGCCATTTTCCTGTACGGTTCTTCGCTGCTGTACGGTCTCTCCGGTGGCCATACGCATCTACCGGAAATAGCTGCCGCCCTGTCCTCCCAATCCCTTGGCCTCGTGGTGGCCTTAGTGTTTGTGATTGCGGGCATTAGCTTCAAAATTTCGGCGGTGCCCTTTCACCAGTGGACCCCCGATGTCTATGAAGGTGCGCCGACCCCCGTTGTGGCCTTTCTTTCCGTGGGATCAAAGGCGGCGGGGTTTGCCCTAGCGATTCGCTTTTTAACTTTGGCTTTCCCCAGCGTGACGGAGCAGTGGCAGCTTATCTTTACGGTGCTGGCCATTCTGAGCATGATTTTGGGGAATATTGTTGCCCTTGCCCAAACCAGTATGAAGCGGATGCTGGCCTACTCCTCCATTGGCCAAGCGGGATTTGTGATGATTGGCTTTGTGGTGGGCACTGAAGCAGGCTACGCCAGTATGCTGTTCTATCTGCTGGTGTATCTGTTCATGAACTTAGGTGCCTTTACCTGCGTAATTCTCTTCTCGCTGCGGACGGGCACCGATCAAATTAGCGAGTATGCGGGGCTGTACCAAAAGGATCCGCTGCTCACCCTTGGCCTGAGCCTCTGTTTGCTCTCCCTTGGCGGTATTCCACCCCTTGCGGGCTTCTTTGGTAAAATTTATCTGTTCTGGGCGGGCTGGCAAGCGGGTGCCTACGGGTTGGTGATTCTGGGGCTGCTCACCAGTGTAGTCTCAATTTATTACTACATCCGCGTCGTTAAAATGATGGTCGTCAAGGAACCCAAGGAAATGTCGCCTGCGGTTCAAAACTATCCACAGGTGTCGTGGTCTGAGTTTGGGTTGCGGCCGTTGCAGGTGGGTTTGGTGATGACCGTAGTGGCCACCTCCTTAGCGGGAATTTTGGCTAATCCGATCTTTAACTTGGTGAATACTGCGATTCTGGATGTGCCCAGTGTAGCAGCTCACCCCACGACGGTTGAAGTGGCTTACCAACCCCCTCAAAACCCCTAA